A DNA window from Gemmatimonadaceae bacterium contains the following coding sequences:
- a CDS encoding amidohydrolase family protein has protein sequence MKGKNIAVAVGLVLAASAEAQRAPVGPAARSYVRYDTTVLALTNVRVIDGTGAAPRENQTLVIRDGRFTSISDAAKAVIPAGAQVVNLSGKTVIPGLVMVHEHLYYPVGSGTYANLTESFSRLYLAGGVTSMRSGGNMNGFSELLIARAIASGQKVGPYIDATAPYLEGPGMGFNQVMALRDTTDAKKLVQYWADQGATSFKAYMNITRDELKVAAREAHARQLKITGHLCSVTYREAADAGIDDLEHGFFAMNDFVPNKKPDTCTGRGGAATQTMAQLDPNSAEVQALFKYLISKQVTVTSTLTIFETFTPNRPMGAGLDVLLPQLREEYERRWKATQANTQSPYIAAFPKGMAFERAFAKAGGTLVVGTDPTGGGGLVAGFSNQRAVELLVEAGFAPVEAIKIATLNGAQHIGRGAFTGSIVTGKYADLVVLDGNPAADITDIRKVNTVFRQGVGYDPKAIIESVKGKAGLW, from the coding sequence ATGAAAGGCAAGAACATCGCGGTGGCCGTCGGACTCGTGCTCGCCGCGTCGGCGGAAGCCCAGCGCGCTCCGGTGGGCCCCGCCGCGCGCAGTTATGTGCGCTACGACACCACCGTGCTCGCGCTCACGAATGTGCGCGTCATCGATGGCACTGGCGCCGCGCCGCGGGAGAATCAGACGCTGGTCATTCGCGATGGGCGCTTCACGAGCATCAGTGATGCCGCGAAGGCCGTGATCCCGGCCGGCGCCCAGGTGGTGAATCTGAGCGGCAAGACCGTCATCCCCGGGCTCGTGATGGTGCACGAGCACCTCTACTACCCCGTGGGGAGCGGCACCTACGCCAACCTTACGGAGAGCTTCAGCCGGCTCTATCTCGCCGGTGGCGTGACCAGCATGCGCAGCGGCGGCAACATGAACGGCTTCAGCGAGCTGCTCATCGCGCGCGCCATTGCCAGCGGGCAGAAGGTCGGGCCGTATATCGACGCGACCGCGCCCTATCTCGAGGGGCCCGGCATGGGCTTCAATCAGGTCATGGCGCTACGCGATACCACCGACGCCAAGAAGCTCGTGCAGTACTGGGCCGATCAGGGCGCGACGAGCTTCAAGGCGTACATGAACATCACGCGTGATGAGCTCAAGGTGGCCGCGCGCGAGGCGCATGCGCGGCAGCTCAAGATCACCGGCCATCTCTGCTCGGTGACCTATCGCGAGGCCGCCGACGCCGGCATCGATGATCTCGAGCATGGCTTCTTTGCCATGAATGACTTCGTGCCGAACAAGAAGCCCGATACCTGCACGGGCCGTGGCGGCGCCGCGACCCAGACCATGGCCCAGCTCGATCCGAACAGCGCCGAGGTGCAGGCGCTCTTCAAGTATCTGATCAGCAAGCAGGTCACGGTTACGAGCACGCTGACGATCTTCGAAACGTTCACCCCCAACCGCCCGATGGGCGCCGGGCTCGACGTGCTGCTGCCGCAACTCCGCGAGGAGTACGAACGCCGCTGGAAGGCGACGCAGGCGAACACGCAGTCGCCGTACATCGCCGCCTTCCCGAAGGGCATGGCCTTTGAGCGCGCCTTCGCCAAGGCCGGCGGCACGCTGGTCGTTGGCACCGACCCCACCGGCGGCGGTGGCCTCGTCGCCGGCTTCTCCAATCAGCGCGCCGTGGAGCTACTCGTCGAAGCCGGCTTCGCCCCGGTCGAAGCCATCAAGATCGCCACCCTCAACGGGGCGCAGCACATCGGCCGCGGTGCGTTCACCGGGTCGATCGTCACCGGCAAGTACGCGGATCTGGTGGTACTCGACGGCAACCCCGCGGCCGACATCACCGATATCCGCAA
- a CDS encoding GMC family oxidoreductase, translating to MAAYQLSVQGLKVLLLEAGRDYDPVTETPMFQTPKDAPLRGSGDANKPFGFYDATVDGGWRVPGEPFTTAPGTQFSWWRARMLGGRTNHWGRISLRMGPYDFKPKSRDGLGEDWPLTYEQLAPYYDKTEMLIGVYGGDDDLENTPRSSPGVLQPPPAARTYELLAKHACDGMKIPVIPAHRAVLTRPQDANRLPQKLHPGNALAQRVLKKSMSERMACFYATDCGRGCSIKANFQSTTVLLPPAMYTGNVTLITDAMVREVTVDAQGKASGVHYVDKVTRADHHVTAKVVVLAASACETARIMLNSKSSLFPNGIANGSGLVGKYLMDTVGAGISAQIPKLEGLPPINEDGTAGIHMYMPWWLYGDQKAGKMNFARGYHIEFGGGRGMPGPGIFGGLETYTQGAYGKKFKEEARRYYGSFMYFDGRGEMIPNEDSYCELDPTAVDQWGIPVLRFHWKWSDHETNQALHMVNTFKDIVTQMGGTVQGTVPTDGARAIATGGSIIHEVGTVRMGSDPKKSVLNEFGQAWEVKNLFVTDGASFVSNADKNPTLSILALAWRSCDHLVEELKRGAL from the coding sequence ATGGCCGCCTACCAGCTTTCGGTGCAGGGCCTCAAGGTGCTGCTCCTCGAGGCCGGGCGTGACTACGACCCGGTCACTGAGACACCGATGTTCCAGACGCCCAAGGACGCGCCCCTGCGCGGCAGCGGCGATGCGAACAAACCGTTCGGGTTCTACGACGCCACCGTTGATGGCGGCTGGCGCGTACCGGGGGAGCCCTTCACGACGGCACCGGGGACGCAGTTCAGCTGGTGGCGCGCCCGCATGCTTGGCGGCCGCACCAATCACTGGGGGCGCATCTCGCTCCGCATGGGTCCGTACGACTTCAAGCCCAAGAGCCGCGATGGGCTGGGTGAAGACTGGCCGCTCACGTACGAGCAGCTCGCGCCCTACTACGACAAGACCGAGATGCTCATCGGCGTGTACGGCGGCGACGACGATCTCGAGAACACACCCCGCAGTTCGCCGGGCGTGCTGCAGCCGCCGCCGGCGGCGCGCACCTACGAGCTGCTCGCCAAGCACGCGTGCGACGGCATGAAGATCCCGGTGATCCCCGCGCATCGCGCCGTGCTCACGCGCCCGCAGGACGCCAATCGCCTGCCTCAGAAGCTGCATCCGGGGAACGCGCTCGCGCAGCGGGTGCTCAAGAAGAGCATGAGCGAACGCATGGCGTGCTTCTACGCCACGGACTGCGGGCGCGGCTGCTCCATCAAGGCCAACTTCCAGAGTACCACCGTGCTGCTGCCGCCGGCGATGTACACCGGCAACGTCACCCTCATCACCGATGCGATGGTGCGTGAGGTCACGGTGGATGCGCAGGGGAAGGCGAGTGGCGTGCACTACGTCGACAAGGTCACGCGCGCCGATCATCACGTAACGGCCAAGGTCGTGGTGCTGGCCGCGAGCGCCTGCGAAACCGCGCGCATCATGCTCAACTCCAAGAGCTCGCTGTTCCCGAACGGCATCGCGAATGGCAGCGGCCTCGTGGGCAAGTACCTCATGGACACCGTCGGCGCCGGCATCTCGGCGCAGATTCCAAAGCTCGAGGGGCTGCCGCCCATCAACGAAGACGGCACCGCCGGCATTCACATGTACATGCCGTGGTGGCTCTACGGCGATCAGAAGGCGGGCAAGATGAACTTCGCCCGCGGCTACCACATCGAGTTCGGCGGCGGCCGCGGCATGCCCGGCCCCGGCATCTTTGGCGGGCTCGAGACGTACACGCAGGGAGCGTACGGCAAGAAGTTCAAGGAGGAAGCGCGCCGCTACTACGGCTCGTTCATGTACTTCGATGGCCGCGGGGAGATGATCCCCAACGAAGACTCCTACTGCGAGCTCGATCCGACTGCGGTGGACCAGTGGGGGATCCCGGTACTGCGCTTCCACTGGAAGTGGTCCGATCACGAGACCAATCAGGCGCTGCACATGGTGAACACCTTCAAGGACATCGTGACGCAGATGGGAGGGACGGTGCAGGGCACGGTCCCCACCGATGGGGCGCGGGCGATCGCCACCGGCGGCTCGATCATTCACGAAGTGGGTACCGTGCGCATGGGCAGCGACCCGAAAAAGTCGGTGCTCAACGAATTCGGGCAGGCGTGGGAAGTGAAGAACCTGTTCGTGACCGACGGCGCGAGCTTCGTGTCGAACGCCGACAAGAACCCCACCTTGTCCATTCTCGCGTTGGCGTGGCGGAGCTGCGATCACCTGGTCGAAGAATTGAAGCGGGGGGCACTCTGA
- a CDS encoding gluconate 2-dehydrogenase subunit 3 family protein, whose amino-acid sequence MEEFVTAAEGAEGAAVQPSGMDRRDALRVMAVAAVVPMLPTSASAAPAPVSRAPLPLLDEAQQPVRKKGPRGTPSDPVLQVAKADWPMLLSLRELTTLKALCDMIIPADDKSPSASAVGAPGYINEWASRPGGEASLVRVRGGLAWLDRESTARFGKRFHLCTDAQKTAICDDICYLPKAKPEHRFAAQFFDTIRDQTATAFYTTPQGWKDLGYIGNVALPKFEGPNAAIRKQLGLE is encoded by the coding sequence ATGGAAGAATTCGTGACGGCCGCAGAGGGCGCGGAGGGCGCGGCTGTTCAGCCGTCGGGGATGGACCGCCGCGATGCGTTGCGCGTGATGGCCGTGGCCGCGGTGGTGCCCATGCTGCCAACGTCGGCATCGGCCGCGCCGGCACCGGTGTCGCGCGCGCCGCTGCCGTTGCTCGACGAGGCGCAGCAGCCGGTGCGCAAGAAAGGGCCGCGGGGCACGCCGAGTGATCCGGTGCTGCAGGTGGCCAAGGCCGACTGGCCCATGCTCCTGTCGCTGCGCGAGCTCACGACGCTCAAGGCGCTCTGCGATATGATCATCCCGGCCGACGACAAAAGCCCATCGGCAAGCGCGGTCGGTGCCCCAGGCTACATCAACGAATGGGCCAGCCGCCCCGGCGGCGAGGCATCGCTGGTGCGGGTGCGCGGTGGATTGGCTTGGCTTGATCGCGAATCGACCGCCCGCTTCGGCAAGCGCTTCCATCTGTGCACGGACGCCCAGAAGACGGCGATCTGCGACGACATCTGCTATCTCCCGAAGGCGAAGCCGGAACATCGCTTCGCGGCGCAGTTCTTCGACACGATCCGCGACCAGACCGCCACGGCGTTCTACACCACCCCGCAGGGATGGAAGGACCTCGGATACATCGGGAACGTGGCGCTGCCCAAGTTCGAAGGGCCGAACGCGGCAATCCGTAAGCAGTTGGGACTCGAGTAA
- a CDS encoding sugar phosphate isomerase/epimerase has product MSRRRETPMESFESSGALSRREVLRYLAAGVAGSTLLPFIANAMPERRIRNIGLQLYTVRSAMAKDLEGTLDAIAKAGITELEFAGYYNKDAAWWTAALKKRGLRAPSTHEGLPAADDGWNAIFQRAAQMGHELVIVPSVGNNYRGTKANVQKLCERLNVGAEKAKEFGLMFGYHNHDGEFAPMEGTTMWDVLTSETDAALVKLELDCYWATKAGRKPLEIINQWPGRIVAVHVKDATPAPELKMTEVGAGIIDYKAILADGRANGLQWWFIEHDNPTDAIASITASAAAMKKL; this is encoded by the coding sequence ATGAGCCGGCGCCGGGAGACCCCGATGGAGTCGTTCGAATCGTCCGGCGCGCTGTCCCGCCGTGAAGTTCTGCGTTATCTGGCGGCCGGTGTGGCCGGCAGCACCCTGTTGCCCTTCATCGCCAACGCCATGCCGGAGCGCCGCATTCGCAATATCGGGCTGCAGCTGTACACCGTGCGCAGTGCGATGGCCAAGGATCTCGAGGGGACCCTCGACGCGATCGCCAAGGCCGGGATCACCGAGCTCGAATTCGCCGGCTATTACAACAAGGACGCCGCCTGGTGGACGGCGGCGCTCAAGAAGCGCGGGCTGCGCGCTCCGTCCACGCACGAAGGGCTGCCGGCGGCCGACGATGGATGGAACGCGATCTTCCAGCGCGCCGCGCAGATGGGCCATGAGCTGGTGATCGTGCCGAGCGTGGGGAACAACTACCGCGGCACCAAGGCCAACGTGCAGAAGCTGTGCGAGCGGCTCAACGTGGGCGCCGAGAAAGCCAAGGAGTTCGGGCTCATGTTCGGCTACCACAATCACGACGGCGAGTTCGCCCCGATGGAGGGCACCACCATGTGGGACGTGCTCACGTCGGAAACCGATGCCGCGCTGGTCAAGCTGGAGCTCGACTGCTACTGGGCCACCAAGGCTGGCCGCAAGCCACTCGAGATCATCAACCAGTGGCCTGGCCGCATTGTCGCCGTGCATGTGAAGGACGCGACGCCGGCGCCGGAGCTCAAGATGACCGAAGTGGGTGCCGGTATCATCGACTACAAGGCGATCCTTGCCGACGGCCGCGCCAACGGCCTCCAGTGGTGGTTCATCGAGCACGACAACCCGACCGATGCGATTGCGTCGATCACGGCGAGTGCCGCCGCGATGAAGAAGCTCTGA
- a CDS encoding GNAT family N-acetyltransferase — protein sequence MHPPPAVPLSLHLRPATEADVPVIRELIEGLADYERLRHECIATDALLRETLFGPRPYAEVVLAEWNGAVAGFALFFHNYSTFLARPGIYLEDLFVRPAYRGHGIGKALLQHLAQLAMTRQCGRLEWSVLDWNVDAIGFYTKLGARANDEWTVYRVTGDALTQLARGAA from the coding sequence ATCCACCCCCCACCCGCCGTCCCGTTGTCGCTGCACCTTCGCCCCGCCACCGAGGCCGATGTTCCCGTCATCCGGGAGCTCATCGAAGGCCTCGCCGACTACGAAAGGCTGCGCCACGAGTGCATCGCCACCGATGCCTTGCTGCGCGAGACGCTCTTTGGCCCGCGTCCGTATGCGGAGGTCGTGCTGGCGGAATGGAACGGCGCCGTGGCCGGCTTTGCGCTGTTCTTCCACAACTACTCCACCTTCCTCGCGCGCCCCGGGATCTATCTCGAAGATCTCTTTGTGCGACCGGCGTATCGCGGCCACGGGATTGGGAAGGCGCTGCTGCAGCACCTCGCCCAGCTGGCGATGACGCGGCAGTGCGGCCGCCTCGAGTGGTCGGTGCTCGATTGGAACGTGGATGCGATCGGCTTCTACACGAAGCTGGGCGCGCGCGCGAATGATGAGTGGACGGTCTATCGCGTCACCGGTGACGCACTCACGCAGTTGGCACGAGGCGCGGCATGA